A window of Ignavibacteriales bacterium contains these coding sequences:
- a CDS encoding RluA family pseudouridine synthase, translated as MADQIEILFEDKNVIAVNKPEGLASITENDTTVDSLHSLLEKKYEQKLFIVHRLDKEVSGVILFAKNSDAHKYLNDQFAGRKVKKYYTAVVHGIIKENDGVIKKPIREFGSGRMGVDDRNGKPSETKFHVVQRLRDYTLLELNPSTGRRHQLRVHLYSIGFPIAGDLRYGDKTIQEKYLRIMLHAKRLEFQLPDKKNISIEAPLTESFLEALKQIS; from the coding sequence ATGGCTGATCAAATTGAAATACTTTTTGAAGACAAAAATGTTATTGCTGTTAACAAACCGGAAGGGCTTGCCTCAATAACAGAAAACGACACAACTGTTGATTCTCTTCATTCACTTCTAGAAAAAAAATACGAACAAAAACTTTTTATCGTTCACAGGTTGGATAAAGAAGTTAGCGGTGTAATTCTATTCGCAAAGAATTCGGATGCACATAAATACTTAAACGATCAATTTGCCGGGAGAAAAGTAAAAAAGTATTATACAGCAGTGGTTCACGGAATTATAAAAGAAAATGACGGCGTGATTAAGAAACCGATTCGCGAATTCGGTTCGGGAAGAATGGGTGTTGATGACCGGAATGGAAAACCTAGTGAAACGAAATTCCATGTTGTTCAAAGACTCCGCGATTATACTTTGTTGGAATTAAATCCATCAACAGGCCGCCGCCATCAACTACGCGTTCATCTATATAGTATTGGTTTCCCGATTGCAGGCGATTTGCGTTACGGCGACAAAACAATTCAAGAAAAATATTTACGAATAATGCTTCATGCAAAGCGTCTTGAGTTTCAGCTGCCGGATAAGAAAAATATTTCAATCGAAGCTCCGCTTACGGAATCATTCCTTGAAGCATTAAAACAAATATCTTAG
- a CDS encoding T9SS type A sorting domain-containing protein, which produces MKKLLTISLLLFLFYPVHAQLKWKITGTMPYPVYGGQVVYDIASLSNKIYILGGYSESLQREVDWIQEYDVFQNTWRIVGNMQQIRKDFVAGIWKNNIMYYGGVVETSTDKYSIESWDFKLTTSPAIVFDHKSNFGRSLSTGHILGDKFYIIGGDSLNAGSSSDFPYIVEYNLITKKDTGIAKINSSKDKPRQHMSFIVGDNIYIFGGVFNGVNRSIRKFNIPLRTFSDSTQKLIEARAGAAAVYNPISQKGFIIGGYNETNIALNSVEEVTILPDGSLNIVSSTPLNYSRTNLMAVNYKGTVAVFGGKDASGKVVPYVEISENITDVVSNLSMPNEFQLNQNYPNPFNPETVISYQLAKGSFVTLKVYDMIGREIETLVNEYQQSGVYNTRFSVLNSQLPSGIYFYRLTAGSYSLTKKMLLLK; this is translated from the coding sequence ATGAAAAAATTATTAACCATATCATTATTGCTGTTTCTGTTTTATCCGGTTCACGCTCAATTAAAATGGAAAATCACCGGTACTATGCCGTATCCGGTATACGGCGGTCAAGTAGTTTATGATATTGCTTCTCTTAGTAACAAGATTTATATACTTGGCGGATATTCTGAATCACTTCAGCGCGAAGTTGATTGGATTCAGGAGTATGATGTATTTCAGAATACATGGCGAATAGTGGGCAACATGCAGCAAATCAGAAAAGATTTTGTTGCCGGTATCTGGAAAAATAATATTATGTATTACGGCGGAGTTGTTGAAACATCTACTGATAAATACTCAATTGAATCATGGGACTTTAAGCTTACAACATCGCCAGCGATCGTTTTTGATCACAAATCTAATTTTGGAAGATCATTATCCACCGGACATATTCTTGGTGATAAGTTTTATATTATTGGTGGTGATTCATTAAATGCCGGCAGTTCTTCAGATTTTCCATACATTGTTGAATATAATTTGATAACAAAAAAGGATACTGGTATTGCCAAGATTAATTCCTCAAAGGATAAACCACGGCAGCATATGTCGTTCATTGTAGGAGACAACATTTATATTTTCGGCGGAGTATTTAATGGAGTAAACAGATCAATCAGAAAATTTAATATACCGTTACGAACTTTTTCCGATTCGACACAAAAATTGATTGAGGCAAGAGCAGGTGCCGCCGCCGTATATAACCCAATAAGTCAGAAAGGGTTTATTATTGGCGGATATAATGAAACAAATATAGCACTTAACTCAGTTGAAGAAGTTACTATTTTACCTGATGGATCCTTAAACATAGTTTCATCTACTCCCTTAAATTATTCAAGAACAAATTTAATGGCTGTTAATTATAAGGGAACAGTAGCGGTGTTTGGCGGAAAAGATGCGAGCGGAAAAGTTGTTCCTTATGTAGAAATCTCAGAAAACATTACTGATGTTGTATCAAATTTATCTATGCCCAATGAATTTCAACTTAATCAAAATTATCCGAATCCTTTTAATCCAGAAACTGTTATTAGTTATCAGTTAGCGAAGGGAAGTTTTGTTACATTGAAGGTTTATGATATGATCGGTAGAGAAATAGAAACTCTTGTAAATGAATATCAACAGTCAGGAGTATATAATACTCGATTCTCAGTCCTAAACTCTCAATTGCCTTCAGGGATTTATTTTTATCGTTTAACAGCGGGCAGTTATTCCTTAACTAAAAAAATGCTTCTTCTTAAATGA
- a CDS encoding DinB family protein → MNDLARKLNSVLESSEKKLKTVTEQQSSKKFSPDKWSSKEILGHLIDSSFNNMIRFVNGQFKSDLEFSGYDQNKWVEAQHYQNAEWNFLIGLWTMNNLQLVRVIGSIPDDVLKKSTINHNYDQIAWKELSKNESATLEYLIEDYIGHMKHHLNQIFILLEE, encoded by the coding sequence ATGAATGATTTAGCACGCAAATTAAATTCTGTTTTAGAATCATCAGAGAAAAAATTAAAAACAGTAACTGAACAACAAAGCTCAAAGAAATTTTCGCCGGATAAATGGTCATCGAAAGAAATATTGGGTCACTTGATTGATTCCTCTTTTAATAACATGATAAGATTTGTCAACGGCCAATTCAAAAGTGATTTAGAATTCTCCGGTTACGATCAAAACAAATGGGTTGAAGCGCAGCATTACCAGAACGCCGAATGGAATTTTCTAATTGGTTTATGGACGATGAATAATTTACAATTAGTCCGAGTGATCGGGTCAATACCGGATGACGTGTTAAAGAAATCAACAATAAATCACAATTACGATCAGATTGCATGGAAAGAGTTATCTAAAAATGAATCTGCAACCTTGGAATATTTAATAGAAGATTACATCGGTCACATGAAACATCATTTGAATCAAATATTCATTCTATTGGAGGAATAA
- the alr gene encoding alanine racemase: MANTINHPTMSVDEIIRPTRLEIDLKILSDNFNKIKKFVSPAKMMPILKANAYGHGLVRVARLMQELKSDCVGVAVLEEGILLREQGITIPILVLGGIWGNQIPLFLKHDLTITASSIGKLNQIDELASMMKTKAKVHLKIDTGMERIGVHYYTAEKFLDAAVKCKNIRIDGIYSHLANSELRDTSYTRTQLERFHDVLKFFEKHSIEMPLRHIANSGAILQMSEANLDMVRPGILLYGVYPSQEIPQTIKVHPALTWKSLVVYFKIIKAGHPVGYGLTWKPEHDIRAVTIPLGYGDGYLRSMTHKAEVLIRGKRYPVVGSISMDQIVVNIENDSAFNGDEVILIGQDGSNKITVEELADWAGTIPYEILTNINTRVPRVYLE, translated from the coding sequence ATGGCAAACACGATTAATCACCCGACAATGAGCGTGGACGAAATTATTCGTCCTACGCGTTTAGAAATTGATCTGAAAATTTTATCCGATAATTTTAATAAAATAAAAAAGTTTGTTTCACCGGCGAAGATGATGCCGATCTTAAAAGCCAACGCTTACGGACACGGATTGGTAAGAGTTGCTCGATTGATGCAGGAACTAAAATCAGATTGTGTCGGAGTCGCTGTTCTTGAAGAAGGAATTCTTTTGCGGGAACAGGGAATTACAATTCCAATTTTAGTACTGGGAGGAATTTGGGGAAATCAAATTCCGCTTTTCTTAAAACATGATTTAACAATTACAGCGTCTTCCATTGGTAAGTTGAATCAAATAGATGAACTTGCTTCGATGATGAAAACAAAAGCTAAAGTTCATCTAAAGATTGATACAGGAATGGAACGGATCGGGGTTCATTATTATACTGCGGAAAAATTTCTTGATGCCGCTGTTAAATGTAAAAATATTAGAATAGACGGAATATATTCTCATCTTGCAAATTCGGAACTGAGAGACACATCCTATACGCGCACACAACTTGAAAGATTCCACGATGTATTAAAGTTCTTCGAAAAACATTCTATCGAAATGCCGCTTCGTCATATCGCAAACTCTGGTGCAATACTTCAAATGTCCGAAGCCAATCTTGATATGGTGCGTCCCGGAATTTTATTATACGGAGTTTATCCTTCACAAGAAATCCCACAAACGATAAAAGTCCATCCGGCATTAACATGGAAATCGTTGGTAGTTTATTTTAAAATCATCAAAGCGGGTCATCCTGTCGGATATGGTTTAACGTGGAAGCCCGAGCACGACATCCGAGCAGTTACTATTCCTCTCGGTTATGGAGATGGGTATTTGCGAAGCATGACTCACAAAGCTGAGGTTTTAATCCGTGGAAAACGTTATCCTGTTGTTGGATCAATTTCAATGGATCAAATTGTTGTGAACATCGAAAACGATTCTGCATTTAACGGCGATGAAGTTATTTTGATTGGTCAAGACGGTTCAAATAAAATTACAGTTGAAGAACTAGCGGATTGGGCAGGAACAATTCCTTATGAAATTCTAACTAATATAAATACGCGGGTGCCGAGAGTTTACTTGGAATAA
- a CDS encoding alpha/beta hydrolase-fold protein, with protein sequence MKNYIQKIFLTLFFCWAMLPALQLKSQDKATDKATPVTIHRSQVINITSKINSVTYPIFVALPGSYSTSNKTYPVVYMLDAYSSFGIMVQMARLLSFDKEIPEVIIVGISSEGGSKEFNYNRARDFTPTQIQPEKLPEEFRSTFPISGGAEKFLGFIKDELIPYVESNYRFSPGDRTIEGHSLGGLFVFYSLFKEPELFKRYIAISPALLWDDGLLIKEEAKFSQDHKSLKSIIYTAVGSLENETFKNPWTQLVNNLKSHGYDGMKLKSEIAEGETHYTIIPYIVTHGLKSVFSESEK encoded by the coding sequence ATGAAAAATTATATTCAGAAAATATTTCTTACCCTATTTTTTTGTTGGGCAATGTTGCCTGCTCTCCAGCTAAAATCACAAGATAAAGCAACAGATAAAGCCACTCCAGTTACAATACACCGCTCACAAGTAATAAATATTACATCAAAAATAAATAGCGTAACCTACCCGATATTTGTTGCACTGCCGGGCAGTTATTCTACATCTAATAAAACTTATCCCGTTGTTTACATGCTTGATGCATATTCATCATTTGGAATTATGGTTCAAATGGCGCGCTTGCTTTCGTTCGATAAAGAAATTCCCGAAGTAATAATTGTAGGTATATCATCCGAGGGCGGCTCTAAAGAATTTAATTATAATCGAGCGCGAGATTTTACACCAACACAGATCCAGCCGGAAAAACTGCCGGAAGAATTTAGATCAACATTCCCAATTTCAGGCGGGGCAGAAAAATTTCTTGGATTTATCAAAGACGAATTGATACCGTATGTTGAATCGAATTATAGATTTAGTCCCGGTGACAGAACAATAGAAGGTCATTCATTGGGCGGACTTTTTGTTTTTTATTCATTGTTTAAGGAACCGGAATTATTTAAAAGATATATCGCAATTAGCCCGGCTTTATTATGGGATGATGGATTATTAATAAAGGAAGAAGCAAAATTCTCGCAAGATCATAAATCATTAAAGTCAATTATTTACACAGCGGTTGGTTCTCTAGAAAACGAAACATTTAAAAATCCCTGGACACAATTAGTTAATAACTTAAAATCACATGGCTATGATGGAATGAAGTTAAAATCCGAAATTGCCGAAGGAGAAACCCACTATACTATAATTCCATATATAGTAACCCATGGATTGAAATCTGTTTTTTCAGAATCAGAAAAATAA
- a CDS encoding alpha/beta hydrolase-fold protein, which produces MKNFFVLLVLSLSLLNAQEKVKVTLEVISPTLEDTTKIYVAGNVDELGGWRPDKVMLDTYGNKIWSKKFEISKGTRLEYKFTKGSWATEALGSDSSVPQNSVLVANRDTTVSITIFNWRDKFNFKVKGQITGTVKYHKNFILLGLKPRNIFVWLPPDYEINIKKRYPVFYMHDGQNLVDPRTSNTFIDWQVDEAADSLIRAGEVEPFIIVGINNTDDRGTEYSNTPLGKLYMKLIVEQIKPFIDKEYRTLPEAKHTAIGGSSMGGLISMICAWNYPNVFSKAACFSPAFMFRDFDYTKVIQDDKSPKKKLLIYIDNGGVGLETVLQPGVDKMIEVLKEKGYKEGKDLFVFLDKNAEHNEAAWAKRVWKPIKIFFGVH; this is translated from the coding sequence ATGAAAAATTTTTTTGTTTTGCTAGTTTTATCTTTGTCTCTTCTAAACGCACAAGAGAAAGTAAAAGTAACTTTAGAAGTTATTTCGCCAACACTGGAGGACACAACAAAAATTTATGTTGCGGGAAATGTTGATGAGCTTGGCGGATGGCGACCGGACAAAGTAATGCTGGATACTTACGGCAATAAAATCTGGAGTAAGAAATTTGAAATATCAAAAGGAACTCGGCTCGAATATAAATTTACAAAAGGAAGCTGGGCAACCGAAGCTCTCGGAAGCGATTCTTCCGTTCCTCAAAACTCAGTATTAGTAGCCAATCGCGATACTACTGTATCGATAACAATTTTTAATTGGCGAGATAAATTTAATTTCAAAGTGAAAGGACAAATTACCGGAACAGTTAAATATCATAAAAATTTTATTCTTCTCGGATTAAAACCACGCAACATTTTTGTTTGGCTCCCACCGGATTATGAAATCAATATAAAGAAACGATATCCTGTATTTTATATGCACGATGGACAGAACCTTGTAGATCCGAGAACTTCAAATACATTTATTGATTGGCAAGTTGATGAAGCCGCAGACAGTTTAATCCGCGCGGGAGAGGTTGAACCGTTCATCATTGTTGGAATAAATAACACTGACGACCGCGGAACGGAATACAGCAATACACCGCTTGGAAAACTTTATATGAAATTGATAGTGGAACAAATAAAACCTTTCATTGATAAAGAATATAGAACACTACCGGAGGCAAAACATACAGCAATAGGCGGTTCATCAATGGGCGGACTAATTTCGATGATCTGTGCATGGAATTATCCCAATGTGTTTTCAAAAGCAGCCTGTTTTTCCCCGGCATTTATGTTCCGCGATTTTGATTACACTAAAGTCATTCAAGATGATAAATCACCAAAGAAGAAGTTGCTAATATATATAGATAACGGCGGCGTAGGTCTGGAAACAGTGCTTCAACCAGGTGTTGATAAAATGATTGAAGTACTGAAAGAGAAAGGTTATAAAGAAGGGAAAGATCTTTTTGTTTTTCTTGATAAGAACGCTGAACACAATGAAGCTGCCTGGGCTAAGCGTGTTTGGAAACCAATAAAGATATTTTTTGGTGTTCATTAA
- a CDS encoding serine/threonine protein kinase — MSALSAEILFEKFQIIEVLKKDEHAAVFLANHIYLNKKIILKVLNTQKIHDPSLVERFKREAKILAKLDHPNIIKVLDFGLSKEFFYISFEYIEGESLRNVFKTKTLTQEQKEHLMIQLLKGLDYAHANQIIHRDIKPENIFIDKNLNVKLGDFGLALSAEDNYVTNPYSIVGTPSYMSPEQIRGSKLTAQSDLFSLGVVLAELFTGQNPFLKENVSLTLNEINSYDETTLEEKLSGVQENIREILLVLLKKNINQRYESAGEILEELNIQVDQPTIVVNNIDTEGRKSKLAWIFLAAIALVVIGIVVVLIINGQKQNSSQVPFGKDSAQLKNDSAIQNNISNQQKDQTNNPVDLNKLKEPLVDNKDQASTENQKTNPNLNPSNSMGTGSLDIKTFPTNVEVFINGESYDKTPFKRVIPMKTGEFIIKFIHPNYPPFYKTVKVEVDSITKVYVNLETETLGFINCAVYPLVGDIYINGNYKTQVPMKKSDLIKVTPGPITLTIKNSNFQDIDTSFTIKAKDTLRLQFRFRNK; from the coding sequence ATGTCCGCACTCTCTGCTGAAATATTATTCGAGAAGTTCCAAATTATTGAAGTGTTAAAGAAAGACGAACACGCAGCGGTATTTCTCGCCAATCATATTTATCTCAATAAAAAAATTATTCTTAAAGTTCTTAATACACAAAAAATTCACGATCCATCACTTGTTGAAAGATTTAAACGCGAAGCAAAAATATTAGCAAAGCTCGATCATCCGAATATTATCAAAGTTCTAGACTTTGGACTTAGCAAAGAGTTTTTCTACATCTCATTTGAATATATTGAAGGCGAATCACTTCGAAATGTTTTCAAAACAAAAACTCTTACTCAAGAACAAAAAGAACATTTAATGATTCAGCTTCTTAAGGGATTGGATTACGCGCACGCTAATCAAATTATACACCGAGACATAAAGCCGGAAAACATTTTTATTGATAAAAACCTCAACGTAAAATTAGGTGATTTTGGTCTGGCGCTTTCCGCTGAGGATAATTATGTAACCAATCCATATTCAATTGTAGGCACTCCAAGTTATATGAGCCCAGAACAAATACGAGGTTCAAAACTTACAGCGCAAAGCGATCTATTCTCTTTGGGAGTTGTTCTTGCGGAATTGTTTACGGGGCAAAACCCATTCTTAAAAGAAAATGTTAGCCTTACCCTCAATGAAATTAACAGTTATGATGAAACTACTCTCGAAGAAAAACTTTCCGGTGTTCAGGAAAATATAAGAGAGATACTTCTTGTTTTACTTAAGAAAAATATAAATCAACGGTATGAATCCGCCGGAGAGATTTTAGAAGAGTTAAATATACAAGTGGATCAGCCAACAATAGTAGTTAATAATATAGATACTGAAGGAAGAAAATCAAAACTTGCGTGGATTTTTCTTGCAGCAATTGCTCTTGTAGTTATCGGGATTGTTGTTGTACTAATAATCAATGGACAAAAACAAAACTCTTCTCAAGTTCCATTTGGGAAAGACTCGGCTCAACTTAAAAATGATTCCGCGATTCAAAACAATATTTCAAATCAGCAGAAAGATCAAACAAATAATCCGGTTGATCTTAATAAATTGAAAGAGCCACTTGTTGATAATAAAGATCAAGCATCAACAGAAAATCAAAAAACGAATCCAAATTTAAACCCCAGTAATTCAATGGGTACCGGTTCTCTCGATATTAAAACATTTCCGACCAATGTTGAGGTCTTCATTAACGGGGAGAGTTATGATAAAACTCCGTTTAAGAGAGTAATCCCAATGAAAACAGGAGAATTCATAATTAAGTTTATACATCCCAATTATCCCCCTTTTTATAAAACCGTAAAGGTTGAAGTTGATAGTATAACAAAGGTTTATGTTAATCTCGAAACGGAAACTTTGGGATTTATTAATTGTGCAGTTTATCCGTTAGTTGGAGATATCTATATTAACGGAAATTATAAAACACAAGTACCTATGAAAAAAAGTGATTTGATAAAAGTTACGCCGGGTCCAATTACATTGACAATTAAAAATTCTAACTTTCAGGATATTGATACATCGTTTACTATTAAAGCAAAAGATACGCTGAGACTTCAATTTAGATTTAGAAATAAATAA
- a CDS encoding YiiD C-terminal domain-containing protein, translated as MLLIKHKDEASMFLRDESKDLSNKKVFDLQNYIRSSIPITDYMNFRIEDLQLYSIKLSAPIKPNDNHYETAFGGSLSTLGILAGWSILHFRAAEEKLKCVIVIQESNMKYLRPARTDFEAVCDTLNEKLWNEFKNGLLAKGKARISMFTNLYSQGELVATHKGIFVGLARAK; from the coding sequence TTGTTATTAATTAAACACAAAGATGAGGCATCAATGTTTTTGCGGGATGAAAGTAAAGATTTATCAAACAAAAAAGTTTTCGATCTTCAAAATTATATTCGAAGTAGCATTCCAATAACCGATTATATGAATTTCCGTATTGAAGATTTACAACTCTATTCGATCAAACTATCCGCGCCGATAAAACCGAATGACAATCATTATGAAACTGCTTTCGGAGGCAGTCTTTCAACGCTAGGTATTTTAGCCGGGTGGTCAATTTTGCATTTTAGGGCAGCGGAAGAGAAACTCAAATGTGTAATTGTAATTCAAGAAAGCAATATGAAATATTTACGTCCGGCACGCACAGACTTTGAAGCGGTATGCGATACGCTGAATGAAAAATTGTGGAATGAGTTTAAGAACGGTTTGCTTGCAAAAGGAAAAGCAAGAATTTCAATGTTCACAAATCTATATTCGCAAGGCGAACTAGTTGCCACTCATAAAGGAATTTTTGTCGGACTTGCAAGAGCAAAATAA
- a CDS encoding sigma 54-interacting transcriptional regulator, giving the protein MTTFFTNNINHIKNLSKDEFESLYEFSQILNSATKQELLIEDAIDIVINIINAERGLFVKYDEINDSFSIITARKISNESITDLHEFSSGILQKVIKEKKPLLYHDVMSDPHLSQFESVQIQRIKSVIGVPIVRDEKVWGVIVADSQLDRREFTEENLLFLSFFSNLVSLALDRIIRLEELEKENQILTNRLQSYFEIPDMIGDSPVMNTLSQILYKVALTDTTVLITGESGTGKEIAAQAIHELSKRKDKPFLAQFCGSIPDNLLESELFGYKKGAFTGANSDKQGLLEAAEGGTFFLDEIADISTALQAKLLRVLENREIIRLGDVKVRKINVRIITATNKDLQALVKEGAFREDLFYRLNVFPIRIPPLRERRTDISLLVSYFIKKMGKKDMAIDSEAIKKLENYYWPGNIRQLINVIQRALILCDGNKLHAEHIILEDTAEHIILAAVTENFQGTLQEFEMLLLKKRLEELNGNKTLTAKSLDVSVRWIQLKMKEMGEQ; this is encoded by the coding sequence ATGACAACTTTTTTTACAAATAATATTAATCATATTAAGAATTTATCGAAGGATGAATTCGAATCTCTTTATGAATTCAGCCAAATTCTTAATTCAGCGACCAAACAAGAATTATTGATTGAAGACGCAATTGATATTGTGATAAATATTATTAATGCGGAGCGCGGATTATTTGTGAAGTATGATGAAATAAATGACAGCTTTTCTATAATCACCGCGAGAAAAATTTCGAATGAGAGCATTACTGATCTTCATGAATTTTCTTCAGGAATTTTGCAAAAAGTAATCAAAGAAAAGAAACCGCTTCTCTATCATGATGTAATGAGCGATCCGCACCTTTCACAATTTGAGAGCGTGCAAATTCAACGGATCAAATCTGTAATTGGCGTTCCAATTGTCCGCGACGAAAAGGTGTGGGGAGTAATTGTTGCCGATAGCCAGCTTGATCGCCGTGAGTTTACTGAAGAAAATCTTTTATTCTTAAGCTTCTTCTCAAACTTAGTTTCGCTTGCGCTAGATCGGATAATTAGACTGGAAGAATTAGAAAAAGAGAATCAAATTCTTACCAACAGATTGCAGTCATATTTTGAAATCCCGGACATGATCGGTGATAGCCCCGTTATGAATACCCTCTCGCAAATTCTTTATAAAGTAGCACTGACTGACACAACAGTGTTAATTACAGGTGAGAGCGGAACGGGAAAAGAAATTGCGGCACAAGCAATTCATGAATTGAGCAAGAGAAAAGATAAACCGTTCCTTGCTCAGTTCTGTGGATCAATTCCCGACAATCTTCTAGAAAGTGAATTGTTCGGATACAAAAAAGGCGCGTTTACCGGTGCCAATAGTGATAAGCAGGGATTACTTGAAGCCGCAGAAGGTGGAACATTTTTCTTAGATGAAATTGCGGATATTTCCACGGCGCTTCAAGCAAAATTATTGCGTGTCCTTGAAAATAGAGAGATCATTCGGCTTGGAGATGTTAAAGTAAGGAAAATTAATGTTCGAATAATAACCGCGACAAACAAAGATTTACAAGCACTCGTAAAGGAAGGTGCGTTCCGCGAAGATTTGTTTTACAGATTAAATGTTTTTCCAATTCGCATTCCACCATTACGAGAGCGAAGAACTGATATTTCTTTACTTGTTAGCTATTTTATTAAGAAGATGGGCAAAAAAGATATGGCGATAGATTCAGAAGCTATTAAAAAATTAGAAAACTATTATTGGCCCGGGAACATTAGACAATTAATAAATGTAATTCAACGTGCACTTATTCTTTGCGACGGAAATAAATTACACGCGGAACATATTATACTTGAAGATACAGCGGAACATATTATACTTGCAGCAGTCACAGAAAATTTTCAAGGCACTTTACAAGAATTTGAAATGCTGCTATTGAAAAAACGTTTGGAAGAGTTAAACGGGAACAAAACACTTACGGCTAAATCACTTGATGTTTCCGTCAGATGGATACAACTCAAAATGAAAGAAATGGGAGAACAGTAG
- the yjjX gene encoding inosine/xanthosine triphosphatase produces MKILVGSKNPVKISSVDDALKNYFKNIEVIGTEIESGVSVQPINDETYTGAQNRALRLKEINDLQNLGAELFVRIEGGITEQFSKWFAFGCICVLDNNGRTGFGTSPHFQLPPSVVEKLLRGIELGDVMDEIMNQQNTKQKNGAIGFFTNGVMNRKELYVEGLKVAVIPFLHKEMYFK; encoded by the coding sequence ATGAAAATTCTTGTCGGCTCAAAAAATCCAGTAAAAATATCTTCAGTTGATGATGCGCTTAAAAATTATTTTAAAAATATTGAAGTAATTGGAACTGAGATTGAATCCGGAGTTTCAGTTCAACCGATTAACGATGAAACATATACCGGAGCGCAAAACCGTGCGTTAAGATTGAAAGAGATTAACGATTTGCAAAATCTCGGCGCTGAATTATTTGTGAGAATTGAAGGAGGAATTACGGAACAATTCAGCAAGTGGTTTGCTTTTGGTTGTATCTGTGTTTTAGATAATAATGGAAGAACCGGATTTGGAACGTCTCCACATTTTCAACTTCCACCAAGTGTTGTTGAAAAACTTTTGCGAGGGATTGAACTTGGTGATGTAATGGATGAAATTATGAATCAACAAAACACAAAACAGAAAAACGGTGCGATCGGGTTTTTCACAAATGGTGTTATGAATAGAAAAGAACTTTACGTTGAAGGATTGAAAGTTGCGGTAATTCCTTTTTTGCATAAAGAAATGTATTTTAAATAA
- a CDS encoding PhzF family phenazine biosynthesis protein, producing MTLPLYQVDAFTTKLFGGNPAAVIPLEKWLDDSTLQNIAVENNLSETAYFVKEGEHYKIRWMTPASEVPLCGHATLASAFVIFNFIEKNSNTIKFISKSGELIVERNGEMLTLDFPSHKPTPIKITDTIKNCFDKEPLEVLQNGFYVLAVFDSEDYIRNFQPNFELIKQIHPHAVIISSKGKEADFVSRMFAPNEGINEDPVTGSSHTVLIPYWAEKLGKKNFRALQVSKREGELFCEDLGKRVKISGRAVLYSTGNLFLSL from the coding sequence ATGACTTTACCATTATATCAAGTTGATGCTTTCACAACAAAACTTTTTGGCGGTAATCCGGCTGCGGTTATTCCGTTAGAAAAATGGTTAGATGATTCAACTCTTCAAAACATTGCCGTAGAAAATAATTTATCCGAGACAGCTTATTTTGTTAAAGAAGGAGAGCATTATAAAATTCGATGGATGACACCGGCGAGCGAGGTTCCTTTATGCGGACACGCTACGCTTGCCTCTGCATTTGTAATTTTTAATTTTATTGAGAAGAACTCGAACACAATAAAATTCATATCAAAGAGCGGAGAACTAATTGTTGAAAGAAATGGAGAGATGTTGACACTCGACTTTCCCTCACATAAACCAACGCCAATCAAAATTACCGACACAATTAAAAATTGTTTTGATAAAGAGCCGCTGGAAGTTTTACAAAATGGATTTTATGTTCTCGCAGTTTTTGATTCCGAAGATTACATCCGCAACTTTCAACCAAATTTCGAATTGATAAAACAAATTCATCCTCATGCAGTAATAATTTCATCAAAAGGAAAAGAAGCAGATTTTGTATCGCGCATGTTTGCCCCCAATGAAGGCATTAACGAAGATCCGGTTACCGGCTCATCACATACTGTTCTTATTCCATATTGGGCGGAAAAATTAGGTAAGAAAAATTTTCGTGCACTTCAAGTATCTAAAAGAGAAGGAGAGCTTTTTTGTGAAGACCTTGGAAAACGGGTTAAAATATCTGGTAGAGCTGTGCTCTATTCCACAGGAAATTTATTTTTGAGTTTATAA